Sequence from the Pontibacter pudoricolor genome:
GAATTACAGAAAATTGAGAAAGTAAAAGTCACCATGGACAGCACTATAAAAGCTGCCCGCGCTATTTACCAGCAACATGAACCTAAAAATTAACTATATCCTGAAGCAAACTATAGTTGCCTCTGCTTTTATTTGTGCATCAGCTTTGACCTATAGTTGCCAGAGTAAATCAGCAGACCAAACCTTACCTATACTAGGCTCCCGTGAGCCTGTAGAGCGTGTAGTGGATGGCAAAACTATAGTTGATACCGTTTATCACCAGATACCTGACTTCGCTTTTACAGACCAGGACAGCCAGCGCGTAACACAGGAAACAGTAGCGGGAAAGATCTATGTGACAGATTTCTTTTTTACGACCTGCCCCAGCATCTGCCCTAAAATGAAGAGCCAGATGCTGCGCATTTACGAAGCTTACAAAGATAACCCGAACGTAGTGCTCCTCTCCCATACCATAGACCCTGCACATGATACCGTGGCCGTTTTAAAAGAGTATGCCGAGCGCCTGAACGTTGAAACAGACAAGTGGCATTTTGTGACCGGCGACCGCGACAGCATTTACGACATGGCCCTGCAGTATTTTGTAGGCGTGCAGGAAGATGACCAGGCAGAAGGTGGCTTTGCGCACAGCGGCGACTTTATGCTGATAGACCAGAACCGCCACATAC
This genomic interval carries:
- a CDS encoding SCO family protein — encoded protein: MNLKINYILKQTIVASAFICASALTYSCQSKSADQTLPILGSREPVERVVDGKTIVDTVYHQIPDFAFTDQDSQRVTQETVAGKIYVTDFFFTTCPSICPKMKSQMLRIYEAYKDNPNVVLLSHTIDPAHDTVAVLKEYAERLNVETDKWHFVTGDRDSIYDMALQYFVGVQEDDQAEGGFAHSGDFMLIDQNRHIRGHYHGTEQEDVDRLIKDMEILLKEQQHEQK